In Sphingomonas sp. M1-B02, the sequence CGATCTGCGTGCTCGATGCCTATCTCTACCCGGCGGCCAACGGCCGCGGGGATCCTACCGTAACCTATCTCGACACCCGGCAGCGCGACGGTGGTCCCATCGACCAGGCAAGCTGTGTCGCGGCTTTGGGGAAGCGGTGATTTCTTCTCCCCTTCCGCTTGCGGGAGGGGTCGGGGGAGGGGCTGTCAAATATCAGTTCGCCCGCGGCACTCCCCTCCCCTAACCCCTCCCGCAAGCGGGAGGGGAATTAGGCAGAAAGTCGCGCCAGCGCCCACTCAGCCGCCTCGCGCACCACCGCATCAGGATCGTCGAGCAACGCGCGCACAGGCCCGATCAGCGCCATACTCCCGCTATTCCCCGCCGCGATCAGACAATTGCGCACCATCCGGTCCCGCCCGATCCGCTTGATCGGCGACCCTGAAAACACCTCGCGAAACCCGGCATCGTCGAGCGCCAGAAGGTCGGCCAGCCCGGGCGCCGTCAGCTCGGCTCGCGGCGCGAAGGCGAGGTTCGCCTGCGCCGAAGCCGCAAACTTGTTCCACGGGCAGACCGCCAGGCAATCGTCGCAGCCATAGATGCGATTGCCCATCGCCGCGCGAAACTCGAGCGGGATCGGTCCCTTATGCTCGATCGTCAGGTAGGAGATGCAGCGCCGCGCATCGAGCCGATAGGGGGCGGGAAAGGCATCGGTCGGGCACGCGCTCTGGCAGGCGCTGCAACTGCCGCACAGATCCCGCCCCGCCTCGTCGGGCGCCAGTTCCAGCGTGGTGTAGATCGCGCCCAAAAACAGCCAGCTGCCATGATCGCGGCTGACCAGATTGCTATGCTTGCCTTGCCAGCCCAGCCCCGCCGCCTCGGAGAGCGGCTTCTCCATCACCGGCGCGGTATCGACGAACACCTTGACGTCCGCGCCGGGGGCCACCCCGACCAGCCAGCGCGCCAGCTCCTTCAGCCGCCGCTTGATCACGTCATGATAGTCGCCGCCCTGCGCATAGACCGAGATGCGGCCCACCTCCCCTTCCCCGGCCAGCGCCAGCGGGTCGCTCGCGGGCGCATAGCTCATCCCAAGCGCGATCACCGATCGCACCTCGGGCCATAGCGACGCGGGGCTCTCGCGCTGGTGCGCGCGCTCCTCCATCCAGATCATCGATCCGTGCCGCCCCTCGGCCAGCCATTCGCGCAGCCGTGCGCCCGCCGCCGGCGCGGCGTCGGTGCGCGCGATCCCGCAATCCGCGAAGCCGATTTCGGCCGCTTTCGCCTTCAGTCGGGCTTCCAATGGCTTGTCTTGCCGCACGCGCACCCGCTACCACGAAGCTCTGGATTTTAGGGGCATGAATTTGAGCAGCGATCTGGCCGTCAGCGCCACCGGCCTCGTCAAGCGCTTCGGCGATCGGCGCGCGGTCGACGGCGTGAGCGTCGCCGTGCCCACCGGCATGATCTACGGCGTGCTGGGCCCCAACGGCGCGGGCAAGACGACCACGCTGCGCATGCTGCTCGGCATCATCGAGCCCGACGAGGGCGATCGGATGCTGCTCGGCCGCTCCAATCCCCGCGAGGCGAGCGATCAGGTCGGCTATTTGCCCGAGGAACGCGGCCTCTATCCGGGTATGAAATGCAAGGAAGCGATCGCCTTCATGGGCGCGCTGCGCGGCCTGCCCTGGGCGACCGGGCGCAAGCGCGCCGCCGGGCTGCTCGAGGCCGCCGGGCTCGGCCACGCCGCCGACGACAAGATCCGCAAACTTTCGAAGGGCATGGCGCAGCTGGTCCAGTTGCTCGGATCGATCGTCCACGAACCCGATCTGCTCGTGCTCGACGAACCCTTTTCGGGGCTCGATCCGGTCAATCAGGAGCGGCTCGAGAAATTGATCCGCGCCGAGCGCGACCGCGGCGCGACGATCCTCTTTTCCACCCACGTCATGGCGCATGCCGAGCGGCTGTGCGATCGGCTGTCGATCATCGCCGGCGGCAAGGTCCGCTTCGAGGGCACAGTGAACGAGGCCCGCGCGCTGCTGCCGCTGAAGGCGCATTACACCCCGCATAACGATATCGAAGGCGCCGGCGCGCTGCTTCCCGCCGATGCCGAGCGCGAGAATGGCAGCTGGCGCTTCACCGTGCCCGATGAGGGGATGGAGGCTCTGCTCGTGCGGCTGATCGACGCCGGCTACGGCATATCGGGCCTGTCGATCGAGCGGCCGGGGCTGCACGACGCCTTCGTCAAGATCGTCGGCGAACAGGCATTGGAGGAAGCGGCATGAGCAATTTTGGCCGCACGCTGCGCCAGACGCTCACGATCGCCCGCCGCGATTTCATCGCGACGGTGTTCACCCCCACTTTCCTGCTTTTCCTGCTCGCGCCCTTGTTCATGATCGGCTTCGGGCTGGTCGGCGGGCTCGGTGCCCAGTCGATGGACAGCGGCGCGCAGGACAAGGTGCGGGTGGTGGCGATCGCCCCCGCCAGCCAGTCGGCGATGATCGTCGAGGCCGACCGCGAGCTGCGCACGCTCTTCCCGCCGCGTGGCGATTATGCGCGGCCGCCGCTGACGCTGGTGGCGCCGGCGACCGATGTGGCAGCACAGGCGCGCGCGATGTTCGACTCGCGCGACTATGAAGCCGCCGCGGTGCTCTACGGTCCGCTCGATCGCCCCGAAATCCTCTACGCTCCGCGCGGCCGCGACGACGCCGCCTATCTCGCCGAACTGGCCGAACAGGCGCTGCGCAACCAGAAGCTCGGCAGCGCGGCACGCCTGAGCACACCTACACGCACCGAGATCAAGCGCGAGGGCATCTCGCTCACCGGCAAGAGCCAGGTCGCCTCGATCGGCGTTTTCGGGATGTTTTTCCTCACGCTGTTCCTGTCGAGCCAGGCGGTGGGCACCATGGCCGAGGAGCGATCGAACAAGGTGATTGAGATTTTGGCGGCCGCGGTTCCGCTCGAATCGGTTTTCCTCGGCAAGCTGGTGGGCATGTTCGCGGTGGCGGTGCTGTTCATCCTGTTCTGGGCGACACTGTTGCTCAACGCCGCAAAATTCATTCCCGGTGACGTGGCCGGCGGCCTCTCCGGCATGGGCTCCGCGGTCGGAATGCCGGCTTATGCGCTGCTCTTCATCGCCTATTTCACGATGGCCTATATGCTCCTCGGTGCAGTTTTCCTGAGCATCGGCGCGCAGACATCGACTCAGCGCGAGCTGCAGATGCTGTCGCTGCCGATCACGATCTTCCAGATGCTGATGTTCGGCTTTTCCCTCGCGGCGGCATCGTCACCCGGCAGCTGGGTCGCGCTGGCAGCGGAGATCTTCCCGTTCAGCTCGCCCTTCGCGATGATCGGGCGTGCCGGCAATTCGCCCGAGCTTTGGCCGCATTTGCTGGCGCTTGCCTGGCAGGCGATGTGGGTCGCGATCACCGTGACGCTGGGCGCGCGCTGGTTCCGCCGCGGCGTGCTCAAATCGGGCAGCCCCAAGTTCAGGCTGAAAGCCATGTTCGCGCGTTAGGCCACTATTGACATCTCTGTCAGTTAGCAGTCTCCTCACGTCAAATGAGGAGAGACACATGGCCACGCTAGCGACCGAAAACGCGCCCGAACATGCCGTCGATCCGCTCGATGTGAGCCGGCCCGAACTGTACCGCGACGACACGTGGCACGAACCCTTCCGCAAGCTGCGCGCCGAAGCCCCGGTCCATTTTTGCGAGAATAGCGACTTCGGGCCTTACTGGTCGGTCTCGACCTATAAGGCGTTGGCCCAGGTCGAATCGCTCCCCGACATCTATTCCTCCGCAATCGGCACCATCACCCTCGCCGATTTGAAGGAGGGGGACATCAGGATGCCGATGTTCATCGCAATGGACCGGCCCAAGCATACCGGCCAGCGGCGCACCGTCGCCCCGGCCTTCACCCCGTCCGAAATGGCGCGGATGACCGAGAATATCCGCGCGCGCTCGGCCGAAATCCTCGATTCGCTGCCGCTGGGAGAGGAATTCGACTGGGTCGATCGAGTCTCGATCGAGCTCAGCACCCAGATGCTGGCGATCCTGTTCGATTTCCCCTGGGAGGACCGGCGAAAACTCACTTACTGGTCCGATTGGGCGGGCGATATCGAGATCGCCAAGGACCCGGTGCTCAAGGAAGAGCGCAAGCAGATTCTGTTCGAATGCGCGGCCTATTTCGGCAATCTGTGGCAAGGCAAGATCGGCAAGGAGCCGACTCCCGATCTCATCTCGATGATGATCCATTCGGATGCGATGTCGCATATGGACCAGATGGAATTTCTGGGAAATCTTCTCCTGCTGATCGTCGGCGGCAACGATACGACGCGCAATTCGATGAGCGCTTATGCCTGGGGACTCGAGCAGTTTCCTGACGAGCGCGCGAAGCTGGAGGCCAATCCCGGATTGATCCCGAATGCGGTCCAGGAAATCATCCGCTGGCAGACTCCGCTCTCGCACATGCGCAGGACCGCGACCCAGGACACCGAACTGGAAGGGAAGATGATCCGCGAGGGCGACAAGCTCGCGCTCTGGTATGTCTCGGCCAATCGCGACGAAAGCGTCTTTCCCGACGCGGACCGGCTGATCGTCGATCGTGAGAATGCGCGGCGGCACCTGGCGTTCGGCCACGGCATCCATCGCTGCGTCGGCGCGCGGCTGGCCGAGCTGCAGATCGGCATATTGCTCGAGGAAATGGGCAAGCGGCGCCTGCGTGCGAATGTGATGCGCGAGCCCGAGCGAGTCGCGGGCTGCTTCGTCCACGGATATCGCAAGATGCCGGTGGAGCTTAGCCACTATTGAAACATGCCTCTCCCAAGGGGAGAGGTAGCGTTGGAATTGCCGTAATCTGTTCCCACATAGGCCGGATGGAAACCGATCGCCGCACCCTTCTCACCGTCGCCGGGCTCGGCGTACTCACCGCGGCCTGCGGAAGCGGACCTGCCGAGGCCGCGCAGACCTTCGCCTTCAACCTCACCGACGCCGAGTGGAAGAAGCGGCTCTCGCCCGCCGCCTATGACGTACTCCGCCACGAGGGCACCGAGCGGCCCTATTCGAGCCCGCTGAACAAGGAAAAGCGCGCGGGAGTCTATGCCTGCGGCGGCTGTACGCTCCCACTCTTTTCATCGAACACTAAGTTCGAAAGCGGCACCGGCTGGCCGAGCTTCTATGCGCCGCTAGCCAATGCGGTGGTCACGCGCACCGATCGAACGCTGGGCTTTTCGCGAACCGAAGTCCGCTGCCGCCGTTGCGGCGGGCATCTCGGCCATGTCTTCGACGATGGTCCGCGCCCGACGGGCAAGCGCTATTGCATGAATGGCGTGGCGATGACCTTCAAGCCGAAGGCCTGACGCGGCTCAGTTGACGCCGGTCTCGGGCTTCAGGTCGCTGAGGTCGAGCTGGAGCGAAGCGACCAGCACGCGATCGTCCTTCTTCACCATCTGGGGAGCCTCGAAATCGTCTGCGTCCGAGGCGCCGTCCGAATAGATGAATCCGTTGATCGGATAGGTCGACGTGCCGAGCCCGCCGACCGAGGCGAACCATACGCGAACCTCGCTCCAGTCGCCCGCTGCCGACACGTCGACGGCGCGCACGTTGCGCTCGATCCCGCCGCGGCGCGACCAATTGGCGTGGGTGAGAAGGACTTCGCGGTCGTCGACGATCTTGGAGACCATCGCGACATGGCCGAACGGGTTGCGGCCGGTTTTCTTGAACGACATCACCGCGCCGACCTTGGGCGCTTCGCCCCGCTCGTAGCGGCCGGCGGCCTGCGCCCACCAGGTCCAGGCATTGCCGTGGATCTTCACGCCGGAGATTTGGCGAGCATAAGGCGCGCATTGCAGGAACGCGCTCTTTGCCTGCGCGGGCATCGAAGTCATCAGGGCGCAAGCCGCCACCAGCGCGAAACGCGCTGCAATCGCTCGAAAATTCACGGGACCCCCCGGTCAGGAAGATGATCTGTTGGATCCTGCTAACCAGATCGTTTCCGGGCCGTACACCCCATCGACCGGTCGATGGGACGAGTCGTTGCGGTGAGCCGATGGGTTGCCGGAACCTTGCCGATTCGCCCCACTTTCCTTCTTGAACGCAGCATTGCCACACGCATCGAG encodes:
- a CDS encoding cytochrome P450 — its product is MATLATENAPEHAVDPLDVSRPELYRDDTWHEPFRKLRAEAPVHFCENSDFGPYWSVSTYKALAQVESLPDIYSSAIGTITLADLKEGDIRMPMFIAMDRPKHTGQRRTVAPAFTPSEMARMTENIRARSAEILDSLPLGEEFDWVDRVSIELSTQMLAILFDFPWEDRRKLTYWSDWAGDIEIAKDPVLKEERKQILFECAAYFGNLWQGKIGKEPTPDLISMMIHSDAMSHMDQMEFLGNLLLLIVGGNDTTRNSMSAYAWGLEQFPDERAKLEANPGLIPNAVQEIIRWQTPLSHMRRTATQDTELEGKMIREGDKLALWYVSANRDESVFPDADRLIVDRENARRHLAFGHGIHRCVGARLAELQIGILLEEMGKRRLRANVMREPERVAGCFVHGYRKMPVELSHY
- the msrB gene encoding peptide-methionine (R)-S-oxide reductase MsrB → METDRRTLLTVAGLGVLTAACGSGPAEAAQTFAFNLTDAEWKKRLSPAAYDVLRHEGTERPYSSPLNKEKRAGVYACGGCTLPLFSSNTKFESGTGWPSFYAPLANAVVTRTDRTLGFSRTEVRCRRCGGHLGHVFDDGPRPTGKRYCMNGVAMTFKPKA
- a CDS encoding ABC transporter permease, coding for MSNFGRTLRQTLTIARRDFIATVFTPTFLLFLLAPLFMIGFGLVGGLGAQSMDSGAQDKVRVVAIAPASQSAMIVEADRELRTLFPPRGDYARPPLTLVAPATDVAAQARAMFDSRDYEAAAVLYGPLDRPEILYAPRGRDDAAYLAELAEQALRNQKLGSAARLSTPTRTEIKREGISLTGKSQVASIGVFGMFFLTLFLSSQAVGTMAEERSNKVIEILAAAVPLESVFLGKLVGMFAVAVLFILFWATLLLNAAKFIPGDVAGGLSGMGSAVGMPAYALLFIAYFTMAYMLLGAVFLSIGAQTSTQRELQMLSLPITIFQMLMFGFSLAAASSPGSWVALAAEIFPFSSPFAMIGRAGNSPELWPHLLALAWQAMWVAITVTLGARWFRRGVLKSGSPKFRLKAMFAR
- a CDS encoding CHAP domain-containing protein yields the protein MTSMPAQAKSAFLQCAPYARQISGVKIHGNAWTWWAQAAGRYERGEAPKVGAVMSFKKTGRNPFGHVAMVSKIVDDREVLLTHANWSRRGGIERNVRAVDVSAAGDWSEVRVWFASVGGLGTSTYPINGFIYSDGASDADDFEAPQMVKKDDRVLVASLQLDLSDLKPETGVN
- a CDS encoding ABC transporter ATP-binding protein — encoded protein: MNLSSDLAVSATGLVKRFGDRRAVDGVSVAVPTGMIYGVLGPNGAGKTTTLRMLLGIIEPDEGDRMLLGRSNPREASDQVGYLPEERGLYPGMKCKEAIAFMGALRGLPWATGRKRAAGLLEAAGLGHAADDKIRKLSKGMAQLVQLLGSIVHEPDLLVLDEPFSGLDPVNQERLEKLIRAERDRGATILFSTHVMAHAERLCDRLSIIAGGKVRFEGTVNEARALLPLKAHYTPHNDIEGAGALLPADAERENGSWRFTVPDEGMEALLVRLIDAGYGISGLSIERPGLHDAFVKIVGEQALEEAA
- the queG gene encoding tRNA epoxyqueuosine(34) reductase QueG, encoding MRQDKPLEARLKAKAAEIGFADCGIARTDAAPAAGARLREWLAEGRHGSMIWMEERAHQRESPASLWPEVRSVIALGMSYAPASDPLALAGEGEVGRISVYAQGGDYHDVIKRRLKELARWLVGVAPGADVKVFVDTAPVMEKPLSEAAGLGWQGKHSNLVSRDHGSWLFLGAIYTTLELAPDEAGRDLCGSCSACQSACPTDAFPAPYRLDARRCISYLTIEHKGPIPLEFRAAMGNRIYGCDDCLAVCPWNKFAASAQANLAFAPRAELTAPGLADLLALDDAGFREVFSGSPIKRIGRDRMVRNCLIAAGNSGSMALIGPVRALLDDPDAVVREAAEWALARLSA